ACTATTGCCGATGGTGTTTTGAAAAGAGTCCGTGAAAAATTAGGATACGAATAATATAAAAGAGAGGTGTGATTCACCTCTCTTTCTATTTTAAGCCTTATTTCAAATCGCTTCAAACAGTTTTCCGGGTAACGGCCGTATAACACCTTTTAATTCCATCGTGATCAGCATTCCTGAAAGTTTATAAACCGGCATACCGCATTCCAGCGCAATACTGTCTAAAAGTGTCTTTCCGTTTTGCTGTAAAAAGTTGTATATCAAATGTTCGTCCGGTTCCAGGTTTACAAAAAGCTGTTTTTGTACGGGTGTTTTGGGTTTTGCGGTTACTTCCCAGTTGAGCAGGTAAATCAAATCGGCGGCCGATGTCAGCAAATTTGCCCGCTGTGTTTTAATGAGCCTGTTGCATCCGGAGCTGTAGCGGTCTGTTGTTCGTCCGGGAATTGCAAAAACATCCCTGTTATAATCGTTTGCCATCATAGCCGTAATCATAGAACCGCCTTTTTCTGCACTTTCAATTACAATGGTCGCTTCCGATATTCCGGCGACAATGCGGTTTCTTCTCACAAAATTTTCCCGATCCGGATTTGAAGAACTCCAGAACTCCGTGACAAAACCGCCATTTTCCAGTACTGAAGCCGTATATTTCTGGTGTGCTTTCGGGTAGACCTGATTTAATCCATGGCCTAAAACAGCCACTGTCTGGAGATTGTTCTCAATGGCCGATAATTGTGCCGTGATATCCGTGCCATAGGCAAACCCGCTCACAATAACCGGGCATAATGGTGCTAAGTCCGTAATCAGTTTCCGGCAACATTCCACTCCGTAACCCGAAATTTGCCGTGTCCCGACGATACTGATAATTTTGGATTGCTGCCAGTTGATCTTTCCGGACTGAAACAACAATACCGGACCGTCCACGCAATGCTGCAGGCGCTGCGGATATGTTTCTTCCTGATAATACATCACCCGGATGGCATTCTTTTGAATAAACTTCATTTCCGTTTCGGCCAGTTCAAATATCTTTTTGTCCTGCAATTTCCGGAAAACGATTTCCCCGATTCCGTCTATCG
This region of Flavobacterium inviolabile genomic DNA includes:
- the dprA gene encoding DNA-processing protein DprA, whose translation is MNESDLFYTLALLKVEGVGDILAKKLLQHCCTAREIFTAKKQELLAIDGIGEIVFRKLQDKKIFELAETEMKFIQKNAIRVMYYQEETYPQRLQHCVDGPVLLFQSGKINWQQSKIISIVGTRQISGYGVECCRKLITDLAPLCPVIVSGFAYGTDITAQLSAIENNLQTVAVLGHGLNQVYPKAHQKYTASVLENGGFVTEFWSSSNPDRENFVRRNRIVAGISEATIVIESAEKGGSMITAMMANDYNRDVFAIPGRTTDRYSSGCNRLIKTQRANLLTSAADLIYLLNWEVTAKPKTPVQKQLFVNLEPDEHLIYNFLQQNGKTLLDSIALECGMPVYKLSGMLITMELKGVIRPLPGKLFEAI